Proteins encoded together in one Nostoc sp. PCC 7524 window:
- the cysK gene encoding cysteine synthase A produces MKIAKDVTEIIGKTPLVQLNKIPQSEGVVARIVVKLESMNPAASVKDRIGLSMILAAETEGVIQPGKTILVEPTSGNTGIGLAMVAAARGYRLILTMPETMSQERRAMLKAYGATLELTPGTEGMRGAIRKAEEIATNTPNAYLLQQFRNPANPKIHRETTAEEIWTDTDGEVDMVIAGVGTGGTITGIAQVIKQRKPSFQAIAVEPSNSPVLSGGEAGSHKIQGIGAGFVPDVLRLELIDEVIRVSDDQAMSYGRRLAKEEGLLSGISSGAALCAAIQVGKRPENAGKLIVMIQPSFGERYLSTPMFQGLTID; encoded by the coding sequence ATGAAAATTGCTAAGGATGTAACAGAAATTATTGGAAAAACTCCTTTAGTGCAACTAAATAAAATTCCTCAATCTGAAGGAGTAGTTGCGAGGATAGTTGTCAAATTAGAAAGCATGAATCCGGCTGCTTCTGTAAAAGACAGAATTGGGTTAAGTATGATTCTTGCCGCCGAAACAGAGGGTGTAATTCAGCCAGGAAAGACTATTTTAGTAGAACCAACTTCTGGTAATACAGGTATTGGTTTGGCGATGGTAGCAGCAGCTCGTGGCTACCGTTTAATTTTGACTATGCCAGAAACCATGAGTCAAGAAAGACGGGCAATGCTCAAAGCCTACGGTGCAACTTTAGAATTAACGCCAGGTACGGAAGGAATGCGGGGGGCAATTCGCAAAGCTGAAGAAATTGCCACTAACACGCCTAACGCTTATCTGCTGCAACAGTTTCGCAATCCAGCTAACCCAAAAATTCACCGAGAAACTACCGCCGAAGAAATCTGGACAGATACAGATGGTGAGGTAGATATGGTAATTGCAGGGGTAGGAACTGGCGGAACGATCACCGGGATTGCACAAGTGATTAAACAACGTAAACCCAGTTTTCAAGCGATCGCAGTTGAACCGAGCAACAGTCCCGTTCTCTCTGGTGGTGAAGCCGGTTCTCATAAAATTCAAGGTATTGGCGCTGGCTTTGTCCCCGATGTCCTCCGCTTAGAATTGATTGATGAAGTCATCAGAGTCAGTGATGATCAAGCCATGAGTTACGGACGGCGGTTAGCCAAAGAAGAAGGCTTACTCTCTGGGATTTCCTCCGGTGCGGCTTTGTGTGCAGCTATTCAGGTAGGTAAACGTCCAGAGAACGCCGGTAAATTAATCGTGATGATTCAGCCTTCCTTCGGAGAACGTTATTTGAGTACACCTATGTTTCAGGGTTTGACTATTGATTAG
- a CDS encoding ArsC/Spx/MgsR family protein, producing MARVIFYEKPGCKGGVRQKVLLTAAGHEVVAYNLLTEPWTMERLRSFFGDRPVAEWFNRSATKIKSGEIVPENLDEQTALLLMLQEPLLIRRPLIQVGDRREVGFDVAQLDAWIGLKPVDESFRAMSENLMSQDLQGCAHGHGHSHDHHHDHQGNCNHHSQQEHHRQGCNH from the coding sequence ATGGCTAGAGTAATTTTCTATGAAAAACCTGGTTGTAAAGGTGGTGTTCGCCAAAAGGTTTTACTAACTGCGGCTGGACATGAAGTTGTCGCTTATAACCTTCTAACTGAACCTTGGACAATGGAACGTCTGCGGTCATTTTTTGGCGATCGCCCTGTAGCTGAATGGTTTAATCGCTCTGCCACTAAGATTAAATCTGGTGAAATCGTCCCCGAAAATTTAGACGAACAAACCGCTTTATTGTTAATGCTACAAGAACCGCTATTGATTCGTCGTCCTTTAATCCAAGTAGGCGATCGCCGTGAGGTTGGTTTTGATGTCGCACAATTAGATGCTTGGATTGGCTTGAAGCCTGTAGATGAATCCTTCCGCGCCATGAGTGAAAACCTCATGAGTCAAGATTTACAAGGCTGCGCCCACGGACACGGACACAGTCATGATCATCACCATGATCATCAAGGTAATTGCAACCATCACAGTCAGCAAGAACACCATCGCCAAGGTTGTAATCATTAG
- a CDS encoding cytochrome c oxidase subunit 3 has product MTVVTAHEDHEAHPDLRVWGLLTFLISESLMFGGFFATYLFFRGTTDVWPPEGTEVELFVPAINTAILVSSSFVIHFGDMAIKQNCVWGMRFWYFLTAIMGAAFLAGQVYEYQNLGYGLTTNVFANCFYIMTGFHGLHVFVGLLLILGVLWRSRRSGHYSATKHTGIEMAEIYWHFVDIIWIVLFTLVYILTRY; this is encoded by the coding sequence ATGACTGTTGTAACGGCACATGAGGATCATGAGGCGCATCCTGATCTGCGGGTTTGGGGATTGTTGACTTTTCTGATTTCTGAGTCTTTGATGTTTGGTGGCTTTTTTGCTACTTATTTGTTCTTTCGGGGGACTACAGATGTCTGGCCTCCAGAGGGAACTGAGGTAGAGTTATTTGTGCCGGCGATTAATACCGCAATTTTGGTGTCTAGTAGTTTCGTCATCCACTTCGGGGATATGGCGATTAAGCAGAATTGTGTTTGGGGAATGCGGTTTTGGTATTTCTTAACCGCTATTATGGGAGCAGCATTTTTGGCTGGTCAGGTTTATGAGTACCAGAATTTGGGGTATGGTCTGACTACCAATGTGTTCGCTAACTGCTTCTATATCATGACTGGATTCCACGGTTTGCACGTCTTTGTGGGACTGTTGTTGATTTTGGGAGTGTTGTGGCGATCGCGTCGTTCCGGTCACTATTCTGCTACTAAACACACTGGCATCGAAATGGCAGAAATTTACTGGCACTTCGTAGACATAATTTGGATTGTTCTCTTCACTTTGGTTTACATTCTCACACGGTATTAG